A window of the Diorhabda carinulata isolate Delta chromosome 1, icDioCari1.1, whole genome shotgun sequence genome harbors these coding sequences:
- the LOC130901821 gene encoding uncharacterized protein LOC130901821 has translation MTAKRLTYYLEQTNNIDERQYGFREGRTTTEAIDKIITKIRHNKDHKIHTLVITLDMSNAFNTAWTPQVVDILRQKNTPRNIAKLCTDFLKHRHIRTENIETDTHRGCPQGSSLGPALWNLIMEDWFRYLDETGGLDIDDMIQAFADDQIILLTGTSLNVLERKWRSIWAACTKWAENQKLTYNKEKTEIMFIPYKTTRQPRLKMDGRTVQIKDNIEYLGLTIDTGLLFLDHIKKVRKKTSDIASKLIAVTGRKWGRKPLILRHIYEHAIKPMVLYASEIWGHRYKDSRIIRQLRATERPYLLAITKAYRTTPTSALHVLAGVTPLQADAGARWETYIRRKPLLNTLHTYTTDKPHPTRRPLQLRLTDETQEEQTSQLHIYTDASKKDESSTIGIYIKNTIQKYYKIKVTTTCDINTLEMYAIYMGTTILLELAQNTPSTEVTIHTDSKNAIYTLQHMNTNTKITAKLTKNIQDLEQTGKTITIQYTNRQRHGMQIADRLAKEAHEQPEQTTKLFTKNMYKQERHTLAMRHWQQLWDNETTGRKTYEWIKHTKHKYADLNWKTIQALTGHGHIQTYYERFNLRETDGNCTHCQTPETIQHVRNDCTEHDRLQARTILTTRLRTLDIQYPPTDIDIHNETIAVWLNEWAQQTIHDDETN, from the coding sequence ATGACAGCAAAAAGACTAACTTACTACCTAGAACAGACAAACAATATTGACGAGAGGCAATACGGTTTCAGAGAGGGACGGACAACCACAGAAGCCATCGacaaaataatcacaaaaataaGACACAACAAAGACCACAAAATACATACGTTGGTCATAACATTAGACATGAGCAACGCATTTAACACAGCCTGGACACCACAAGTGGTAGACATActaagacaaaaaaatacacCACGAAACATCGCTAAACTATGCACCGACTTCCTTAAGCACAGACACATACGAACCGAAAACATAGAAACCGACACACACAGAGGATGCCCACAAGGCTCCAGCCTCGGACCGGCTCTCTGGAATCTAATTATGGAGGACTGGTTCAGGTACTTAGACGAGACAGGAGGACTAGACATAGACGACATGATTCAAGCCTTTGCGGACGACCAAATAATCCTATTGACGGGAACCTCACTAAACGTTCTAGAGCGGAAATGGAGGAGCATCTGGGCCGCTTGCACAAAATGGGCTGAAAACCAAAAACTGACTTACAACAAAGAGAAGACAGAAATTATGTTCATACCCTACAAAACAACGAGACAACCGAGACTAAAAATGGACGGACGTACAGTACAAATTAAAGACAACATAGAATATTTAGGACTGACAATTGACACAGGACTGCTATTCTTGGACCACAtcaaaaaagttagaaaaaaaaccTCTGACATAGCGAGTAAACTGATAGCAGTCACGGGAAGAAAATGGGGACGAAAACCGTTAATACTTCGACACATATACGAACACGCAATAAAACCTATGGTACTTTACGCCTCAGAAATATGGGGACATAGATACAAAGACTCCAGAATAATTAGACAACTAAGAGCAACAGAAAGACCCTACTTACTAGCTATAACAAAAGCATACAGGACAACACCCACCTCGGCCCTGCATGTGCTTGCGGGGGTAACCCCCCTACAGGCGGACGCCGGGGCGAGATGGGAAACGTACATCAGACGAAAACCGCTACTAAACACGCTTCATACCTACACAACTGACAAACCACATCCGACCAGAAGACCACTACAACTACGTTTAACAGACGAGACACAAGAAGAACAAACTTCACAACTGCACATCTACACTGACGCTAGCAAAAAAGACGAGAGTTCAACCATAGgaatctacataaaaaacaccatacaaaaatactataaaataaagGTAACCACTACATGCGACATCAACACGCTCGAGATGTACGCTATATACATGGGAACAACAATACTACTCGAACTAGCGCAAAATACACCATCGACGGAAGTAACAATACATACAGACTCAAAGAACGCAATATACACACTACAACACATGAATACTAACACAAAAATCACAGcaaaactgacaaaaaatatacaagaccTTGAACAAACGGGAAAAACGATTACGATACAATACACAAACAGACAACGTCACGGAATGCAAATAGCAGATAGGTTAGCGAAAGAGGCGCACGAACAACCGGAACAGACAACTAAACTTTTCACCAAAAACATGTACAAACAAGAACGACATACCCTTGCAATGAGACATTGGCAACAGCTATGGGACAACGAAACAACAGGACGCAAAACCTATGAGTGGATAAAACACACGAAACATAAGTACGCAGACCTGAACTGGAAAACAATACAAGCACTTACCGGACACGGACATATCCAAACATATTACGAGCGTTTCAACTTACGAGAAACAGACGGTAACTGCACACACTGCCAGACTCCGGAGACTATACAACATGTAAGAAATGACTGCACAGAACACGACAGACTGCAAGCCAGAACCATACTCACAACAAGACTCAGGACACTTGACATTCAATACCCGCCAACAGACATAGACATACACAACGAGACGATCGCCGTATGGCTGAACGAGTGGGCGCAACAGACCATCCATGACGACGAAACAAATTGA
- the LOC130901828 gene encoding uncharacterized protein LOC130901828 — MTAKRLTYYLEQTNNIDERQYGFREGRTTTEAIDKIITKIRHNKDHKIHTLVITLDMSNAFNTAWTPQVVDILRQKNTPRNIAKLCTDFLKHRHMRTENIETDTHRGCPQGSSLGPALWNLIMEDWFRYLDETGGLDIDDMIQAFADDQIILLTGTSLNVLERKWRSIWAACTKWAENQKLTYNKEKTEIMFIPYKTTRQPRLKMDGRTVQIKDNIEYLGLTIDTGLLFLDHIKKVRKKTSDIASKLIAVTGRKWGRKPLILRHIYEHAIKPMVLYASEIWGHRYKDSRIIRQLRATERPYLLAITKAYRTTPTSALHVLAGVTPLQADAGARWETYIRRKPLLNTLHTYTTDKPHPTRRPLQLRLTDETQEEQTSQLHIYTDASKKDESSTIGIYIKNTIQKYYKIKVTTTCDINTLEMYAIYMGTTILLELAQNTPSTEVTIHTDSKNAIYTLQHMNTNTKITAKLTKNIQDLEQTGKTITIQYTNRQRHGMQIADRLAKEAHEQPEQTTKLFTKNMYKQERHTLAMRHWQQLWDNETTGRKTYEWIKHTKHKYADLNWKTIQALTGHGHIQTYYERFNLRETDGNCTHCQTPETIQHVRNDCTEHDRLQARTILTTRLRTLDIQYPPTDIDIHNETIAVWLNEWAQQTIHDDETN, encoded by the coding sequence ATGACAGCAAAAAGACTAACTTACTACCTAGAACAGACAAACAATATTGACGAGAGGCAATACGGTTTCAGAGAGGGACGGACAACCACAGAAGCCATCGacaaaataatcacaaaaataaGACACAACAAAGACCACAAAATACATACGTTGGTCATAACATTAGACATGAGCAACGCATTTAACACAGCCTGGACACCACAAGTGGTAGACATActaagacaaaaaaatacacCACGAAACATCGCTAAACTATGCACCGACTTCCTTAAGCACAGACACATGCGAACCGAAAACATAGAAACCGACACACACAGAGGATGCCCACAAGGCTCCAGCCTCGGACCGGCTCTCTGGAATCTAATTATGGAGGACTGGTTCAGGTACTTAGACGAGACAGGAGGACTAGACATAGACGACATGATTCAAGCCTTTGCGGACGACCAAATAATCCTATTGACGGGAACCTCACTAAACGTTCTAGAGCGGAAATGGAGGAGCATCTGGGCCGCTTGCACAAAATGGGCTGAAAACCAAAAACTGACTTACAACAAAGAGAAGACAGAAATTATGTTCATACCCTACAAAACAACGAGACAACCGAGACTAAAAATGGACGGACGTACAGTACAAATTAAAGACAACATAGAATATTTAGGACTGACAATTGACACAGGACTGCTATTCTTGGACCACAtcaaaaaagttagaaaaaaaaccTCTGACATAGCGAGTAAACTGATAGCAGTCACGGGAAGAAAATGGGGACGAAAACCGTTAATACTTCGACACATATACGAACACGCAATAAAACCTATGGTACTTTACGCCTCAGAAATATGGGGACATAGATACAAAGACTCCAGAATAATTAGACAACTAAGAGCAACAGAAAGACCCTACTTACTAGCTATAACAAAAGCATACAGGACAACACCCACCTCGGCCCTGCATGTGCTTGCGGGGGTAACCCCCCTACAGGCGGACGCCGGGGCGAGATGGGAAACGTACATCAGACGAAAACCGCTACTAAACACGCTTCATACCTACACAACTGACAAACCACATCCGACCAGAAGACCACTACAACTACGTTTAACAGACGAGACACAAGAAGAACAAACTTCACAACTGCACATCTACACTGACGCTAGCAAAAAAGACGAGAGTTCAACCATAGgaatctacataaaaaacaccatacaaaaatactataaaataaagGTAACCACTACATGCGACATCAACACGCTCGAGATGTACGCTATATACATGGGAACAACAATACTACTCGAACTAGCGCAAAATACACCATCGACGGAAGTAACAATACATACAGACTCAAAGAACGCAATATACACACTACAACACATGAATACTAACACAAAAATCACAGcaaaactgacaaaaaatatacaagaccTTGAACAAACGGGAAAAACGATTACGATACAATACACAAACAGACAACGTCACGGAATGCAAATAGCAGATAGGTTAGCGAAAGAGGCGCACGAACAACCGGAACAGACAACTAAACTTTTCACCAAAAACATGTACAAACAAGAACGACATACCCTTGCAATGAGACATTGGCAACAGCTATGGGACAACGAAACAACAGGACGCAAAACCTATGAGTGGATAAAACACACGAAACATAAGTACGCAGACCTGAACTGGAAAACAATACAAGCACTTACCGGACACGGACATATCCAAACATATTACGAGCGTTTCAACTTACGAGAAACAGACGGTAACTGCACACACTGCCAGACTCCGGAGACTATACAACATGTAAGAAATGACTGCACAGAACACGACAGACTGCAAGCCAGAACCATACTCACAACAAGACTCAGGACACTTGACATTCAATACCCGCCAACAGACATAGACATACACAACGAGACGATCGCCGTATGGCTGAACGAGTGGGCGCAACAGACCATCCATGACGACGAAACAAATTGA